From a single Daphnia pulex isolate KAP4 chromosome 2, ASM2113471v1 genomic region:
- the LOC124203692 gene encoding uncharacterized protein LOC124203692 encodes MNPEMNQPPPLEPSGKEVNIPVPDRIEPQRIRLDNFRNPWSRDLTGKPSRLQRPERASQPDQRPRPAQDRPSRSRIPVVNKQPPSRSSRPAVVKPSDFIPPTGKDRFYHPYSPRPVRLRQRSITPPGYPESEEDEFIPRLEDCTVRSEVGDCDYQPEEEPQVEKEQEPPVRNWRIRNTKTKAVRHVASSELFRPEKAHRIVNKK; translated from the exons ATGAATCCTGAGATGAATC AGCCTCCACCATTGGAACCTTCCGGAAAAGAAGTTAATATTCCAGTGCCGGATCGAATTGAACCTCAACGGATTCGTTTGGATAATTTCCGAAATCCTTGGAGCCGTGACCTTACTGGAAAACCGTCGCGATTGCAACGACCCGAACGAGCAAGTCAACCTGATCAACGTCCGCGTCCAGCTCAAGATCGTCCGAGTAGGTCAAGAATTCCGGTTGTCAATAAGCAACCTCCATCTCGTTCGTCTCGTCCGGCCGTCGTGAAACCTTCCGACTTCATTCCACCAACTGGCAAGGATCGTTTTTATCATCCATACAGTCCCAGGCCAGTTCGTCTTCGGCAGCGCTCTATCACACCTCCAGGATATCCGGAATCCGAAGAGGACGAGTTCATTCCGCGATTAGAAGATTGCACGGTGCGCAGCGAAGTTGGTGATTGCGACTATCAACCGGAAGAAGAGCCCCAAGTCGAGAAGGAACAAGAACCTCCAGTAAGAAATTGGAGAATCCGAAACACGAAGACCAAGGCCGTCCGTCACGTCGCTTCCAGCGAGCTGTTCCGTCCCGAAAAGGCTCATCGGAtcgtcaacaaaaaataa